In the Branchiostoma floridae strain S238N-H82 unplaced genomic scaffold, Bfl_VNyyK Sc7u5tJ_1554, whole genome shotgun sequence genome, aaattttaattttggacccgaaaagtatcattttttgacacttttttgatcgaagctgcttggaaaaaacgaattttcccaggataacggcctatgTGGTAGaaaagctaaattcttcatgtttgtgtaaaatgaaaataaaaaaattccatgtgataacttttttgcaatctccgatgacgtaatttcttcgaaatcgcatgaaaaacgatGCTATTTGGGTCACCAGGCGAAAAagccgcatcaccgttgcagcggactaatacaaaaacggtttcgctggccgaccaactactcctcgcacaaaaataatacaacccacgggcttttcatgaaatacgacaaatctatgctcagctatatcgatcaccaagcaatagggagcaaaagttagggagacaccagcgcacttccggcctatttcTAGTCAtcactccggtcagatttgaactccgacccgaaACCTTATTGCTAGAGGGACGTTAACAGataacaaatatgcaaataagtgcctaatttgcaaaatcatggtAGGATTGAATAGATCAATCTTAATGAATTACACTGAAACAAGTGACCCTAGCCTTGACCTCCACCAAGTGACATGTACCAGCATTTACCAGATTAGATTTTAgtccccctagcagcttcccttgGTCCTGCAGTGCAACTTTGttatctcatgttctgaacaacCTATGGTCACATTTTTGGGTGttaaatagctcttgtgctcaggaagaagactaagtttgggcccccttagtggctagttttgggatagcaggggcatttttgtcaaaaacttctgaagggGATAattcaagaagggaacaacggattttcatgatttttgatataaGTAGGTACCTAGACAAtggtgtacaaaatgaaataattatTATGCCAaataacatttgcataatcaatgaaactattcaatcaaagcagtttttcaatgtatctcttgtcgtGGACATGATATTGAAATTTGATCGGTAAATAGCTTGcagcatcatgacaaagtggagcaagaaTTTCAAAGGTGCGAGTGTTGCAAGGTTGGTCCGGGGAAATATTTAAATCTGgaccctctaaaatgctatttcctgcattttgaggagcaaattttgctgccagactataCCAACTTTAATGCCATTTCTATCAAAAAAGGGCCATGTCcccacaaattttcaccatgtcattGTTAGTGCTGGAGGCGCTGAGGTCCTgagaaaatttggaaatcttgaccctctgaaatgtcaTTTCAAGCATTTGAGGGGCACATTCTGCTTGGAAACTTAGCTAAGTTTGATAAGTAAAATTtctattacatttgtactttaaaagtaaaatgtctattacatttgtactttaaaAGGTTTTTGAGAGCGACATGTGTCCACTGTGTTCAGTGCCGAAGGCGCGAGCCGTCACAAGGAGGTCCAAAGAAATTTTGAAGTTGGGATTCTCTGAAACGCTAGCTAAATTTACTTCATGATATCTAGTATTTGAGGAGCAGTTGTGGAAGTAGAGGTCAACTTAAGAAATGGTTCACCTGGCATTTTCGGTGGGTACTGCAGGAGCCTGtgaattttgtgtttgtttgtgggcaACAGAACTCAAAAAGCTGTGAATGGATCTTGATTAAATTTGGTAGGTTAGTAGCAGTTATAGGAAGGAAGGTTAAGTTATAGGAAGAAATGGTTTACCCGGCATTTTCTGTCAGTACTGCAGTGGGTTATGTGTCTAAACAACATAACTTGAAAAGCAGTAGCTCATtctgcatgatatttggtggatggATAAGGGTTAGCAAAATCAAGATtaagttcaataatgggcctcctagcctCAAGTTGTGGTATGCAGAATAGCTTCAAAGATGGAAGTCAAACTTTCTGCAAAAtatgccaggttcatgattttggGGACTGGATGATATTTATGGGGGGTGGATGTCTGGTGCACTAGGGAGGAGGGCCATTGACAAATTTTTTGCCCTTGGGGGTTGGTCATCGAAATTTTGACACCTTTGCCAAcctccctccccctccccatgaGAAATTGGCCACCCCCTGATCTGTTATGTCATTCCATGTTTGTAGGAAGACTAAGAAGGCTATATATTTTTAAGTAAATATGTACcaatatcaatcctgcgtgcaGTGGTACCCCCAGCTTTCTAAATGGAATGGTTCATGGACGACAAAGGGATAAAACGTTTAAATACGATATTTATTTGCGTGATCTTGCGTAATGTTACCAGTGGGGTGGATATTTTTCTCACATAGATCAGAGAAGTgtcagacaaggtaagtcttcTTTCCACTGCAGCACATCAGTGTAACATCAAGTCTACATGTTTGTGaacatgtcatcaaaatgaaaagtcaGCTGTCCATGGTCTAAAACTTTGGGAGAGACACAGATTCTAGATGCGCCCGACAGGAAGACTCCAGTGTATGTCGTGTTGACGCGCGCGTCTTGACACATCTGGGTAAGGAGAGCTCCCGGTGCTAGCCATATGGGTCACCACAGGCCGGGCACGAGGAGCCAGGAATTTTCTCGCAGTTAGGAGACAGCCCTTAGTTTCAGTTTGACCAATTGACTGAAATTTTTCCCTCCGTTTATGATAAGGAGAAAGCCTATAATTTCGGCCCCTCGTGACCATGGTCTCTCTGATAAATTTAGGGTCTCTTTTGAGTAATTAAGCTCATTTGTTAAAGACTGATGATGGAACTTCACACATTGGGTGCTTTAGCAAttaagacataaaaaaaattaattgaaaatttgtttttcccagttaggagtaacctggaatccagtctactgctggctcGGCCTtataccgtagttagtgcaggctctctacggggccagggaagctcccagccgcCTAGGTAATCGGCCACACCCAGTAGGATTtgcactaactacggtataAGGCCGTGCCacaagtagactggattccaggttaagtTAGGAGTAAGCCTAATAGTTTCGGCCTCTCGTGACCGTAGTCCTTCTGATACTTATGGGGTCAGCCGTATCTTATGAGTAATTAAGctcatttgttaaaaactgataattgagaatcacagaatgggtgctgtagtgatagaaaacattaaagaactgattgaaaatttgttttcccaGTTATGAGAAAGCCCCCACGGGTACATAGTTGGCCCCTCGTGCCCGGCCCCTTGTGCCCAGCCTGTGGTGACCCATATGGCTGGCAGTGGAGCACTCCTTACCCCACTCTCTTGACACCCCTTGAAACAACACTTTGACTGCTATAGTTATTgctataagtttttttttttcttttttagagAGTATGTGAAATGGAAAAGGCAAGGAAAAGTTGGaagggagggccattgaaaatcGGGGGAGGTCCATTGGAAAATTTGTTACCGGAGCTTatttgcaccagccctccccccagTAAATATCGTCCAGTCCCTAAGTAGTGGATAGGTATTGGGGCAGGGAGTAAATGATGTAAATTTTGGCCACTAAGCAACTGGTTTAGAACTGCAGTGAGCATTTTGTCTTGAGATCTGGACATAAATAACTTGAGGAGGgtttgacagattgtcatgatttttggtatgtattaAGCTCCACTGATGCTTTATTTGATTAGGTACTAAGTATGCAAATCATACCCTAATCTGCATATTGATAGGGGGAAGTTTATAAATCCCATGCATTTCAGgaaacatgtgacatgtaccAGAAAAGGAGAGAAATATTGATACATCAATtaatatacataatgtacagtTAAACCTTGGTATGGCTGAAAATGGCGTTACTTATCTCTCTGATATTTTTCCCCAGTGATGAAGAGGGTAAGGACTACCATGACAAGCGACCAGAGCCATTCCGTTTCCCCTTCACAGGGGTAGCCATATTGTATGGCTCTCAGTCCAAAATACCCGGCATGGAGGATCCTCAGCCAAGATCCAAACGTGCCAAGTCCAGCAAGGCCGCCTTGCCACCAAAGTTTGACATGGTGTATGAAGCAAGTAGCAGGAGCAGGAACCCTCCCAATGTACACCCACCATCGATGGACCCCGGATATCCCGTCAACCCCCCAGAGCCAGCAATGGCACATTCCTTTTATGAACCTCCAAGGAATGGACACAGAAGCGAGAATGGAATATATCTCCAGACTGAATACAGTCACATGGACACACCCTATGGGGAGAATATGAGCAGGAGAGATGTCATGCCAGAGAGATACACCTCAGAATTTGCCAAATTTGCCAACGAGGAAGGAAACCTCTTTAGCACTGATGGCAACAAGTATTGGAATGACTCTCAGTTTAGTTCAGCTGTAGATACACATTCTCGGTCCATGTATCAAGGTCGTGGGTATGAACATGTCCATGGCAATGATTATGAAAGTAGGTACCAGGGGAATGTGAGTCTTTCTTATCCTTCTAATGTCCTGACTTCTGCATTGCTCACTGCAGAGAGTGAGGCCCCTCTCCATTATGACGAAATCATCGATGTTAACTCAAGGGAAACAAAGATCACAAAGATTGATGCAAACAGCTACAGCGACCAACCAGCAAACAGCATGCTATTTTCGGGGGAGATGATCCTTCACACGACTACGGACACAAGGATTCCTCCTTATTCTTCTTCTGTGACCCTCTCCGACTTGTCAGCACCCAACCACAACAGTCCAGATCCACTGCATTCATCAGAGTGGTTGTCAACAGGCAGAAGCATGAACCACCTGGTGGACCATGGGCACAAGGCCTGCCCAGGGTACACGCTAGGTGAAGTCCCATACATGAGTGGGGCCACACAACGCTTATCACACCTGCCACCCAATCCACAGATTGACATACCACGGGTAAGTACAGCGTTTTGCTTTCGCCAAGAAAGATATGTTTTTTAAGcagtttgtgtgtctgtttgtgaacATCGTAACTCGAAAAACTGTGGGGATGAATCCTGATAATATTCGGTAGGTGGAAACAAAGGTCAGGTTCAATAATGGACCCCCTTATAGTatttccagttttgatatctccaGTTATGGACATCCTAGGATCATGATTTATGAGAGTAGATTGCTCCAGGGAAGGAGAGCAAGACTTAGTGATGTAGCCTAAGGTTGTTTTAGAAGCAgccatttttttcagaattatcatgatttttttgCCACACCAATAAGCTGGGAGTAAAACTTCAATATGActggatatatgagaattcttgtacacaaccaaaattaaacttacttgcttacatttcggtgtctatcagacaccttcctca is a window encoding:
- the LOC118408084 gene encoding neuronal PAS domain-containing protein 1-like, with product MSKVAAQSQGSVEESGTLCAGQTSLHKPNGLSNRLTDGSGTSHGSQQYHDTYFPEGEMLLQALNGFVVVVTCDGLVFYASHTIQDYLGFQQSDVIHQGVYELIHTEDRAEFRRQLSWNMQPLEETADPGQVSANNNSVVPYNGVMCPEGSMVLERSFVCRFRCLLDNSSGFLALHITGRIKQLHGQNKKLESGERYPQLALFAIACPLQPPSIVEIRTKNMIFRTKHRLDFSPLSVDQKGKAVLGYTEKELQARSGYQFVHFADTMYCADSHASLMRRGESGFVVFRLLSKGNVWKWMQANSRVVFRNGRPDYIISTHRPLSDEEGKDYHDKRPEPFRFPFTGVAILYGSQSKIPGMEDPQPRSKRAKSSKAALPPKFDMVYEASSRSRNPPNVHPPSMDPGYPVNPPEPAMAHSFYEPPRNGHRSENGIYLQTEYSHMDTPYGENMSRRDVMPERYTSEFAKFANEEGNLFSTDGNKYWNDSQFSSAVDTHSRSMYQGRGYEHVHGNDYESRYQGNVSLSYPSNVLTSALLTAESEAPLHYDEIIDVNSRETKITKIDANSYSDQPANSMLFSGEMILHTTTDTRIPPYSSSVTLSDLSAPNHNSPDPLHSSEWLSTGRSMNHLVDHGHKACPGYTLGEVPYMSGATQRLSHLPPNPQIDIPRVSTAFCFRQERYVF